From Treponema sp. OMZ 787:
TAATCCCCAAGCCCGATACCGAAACCTTGGTAGAGCTTGCCCTAAACTTTGCGAAGGAAAGATTTGAAAAAAATGAATCCCTCTTTGTTTTGGATATTTGCACGGGCTCAGGCTGTATAGGAATCTCCCTTGCGGCGGAGCTTTACGAAAGTATTTTAAATAAACCGCAGAGGGCGCAAAGAGTGCAAAGCACTCACGAAGTGCAAAACTATTTTGATGAGAATTTTTTTTTGGTGCTTGCGGATATTTCGGAAGGGGCTTTAGAGGTTTGTAAAAAGAATATGGCTTCTCTTTTGCCTGCCGCTCTTTATAAAAAAGCTCTTGCAGTAAAAGCCGACCTCCGTCTTAGCTTTCCCCCTGTTTCCGGTTCAAAACGAAGCTGTGATTTGATAACTGCCAATCCGCCCTATGTTCCGTCAAAACTTACCGAAAGCCTTTTAGAGGACGGCCGCTCGGAGCCCCGCCTTGCCCTTGACGGAGGTGAAGACGGTCTCGCCCTGATTCCGCCCCTGGCTCAAAACTCTTATTCGTTCTTAAATGTAAACGGCAAACTCTTTGTTGAAGTAGGAGAGTACCACGCCTCCCAAGCCGTCGAGATTTTTAAGAGTACCGGTTTTTCTCAAATTAAAATCCATAAAGACCTTGCAGGAAGCGACCGAGTGATAGAGTGCACAAAGTGAAAAAAGATAGTCCTCATCGGTGCTGTATTCGCAGACTGCATCGACGAGGAAACATCATATATCTGGGAAATATAAGAAATTCGTTAATCACCTGATAAAAAATAATTTTTATTCTACCTTAAATTTTCTAACTTCCAAAGAAAGGTTTTCAATGCTTTCTTTATTTTTTTGAGTGATTTCGTGTACCTCATGAACAGCCTTATTTATTTAAAGTGTTCCGGCAGACATTTCGTTCATACTGTTAGCGATACTGTCCGACATAGCCGAGAGGGTGTTCATCTCATTGGAAACCAGAGAGCTTCCTTTTAACATTTCCTGAGAAACATTTCTGATTTTATGAGTTATATCGTCAATGGTATTTATGGTAGTCAGTATTTGTTGATTCCCCTCGTTTTGTTCATCCATAGCGTTCATTATAATATGTTCTTGTTGTTTTGTTTTTTCTACAAGATCGAATATATTATCGAAATGTTTTTCTATTGTAAGAGCCGAAGCATTAACTTGCTCTATTTTTTCTTTTAAGTCTTTAAGCATTGCATTTATTTTCTTTCCTTGACCGCCGGATTGTTCGGCAAGTTTTCTGATTTCTCCTGCAACGACTGCAAATCCTTTTCCGGCTTCTCCTGCATGAGCAGCCTCGATTCCCGCATTCATTGAAAGCAGATTTGTTTGTGCAGAAATATTTTGGATGATTGCACTTGTTTCCAAAAGAATATCGGAACTTGAATCTACAGCCTTGCTAAGCTCTACAGTTTCGGTAATTAGTGCCTTGCCGTTTTCCGTTGCAAGTTTAAGATCTTCAAGAGTTTTAAGGTTCTCTTCGACTATACCGGATACCTTTTTTATATTTTCAACCATTTGCTTAATTGATTCGGCTGAAACATCTACCGTAGAAGTTTGAATATCTATCGAGTTATCAAGATTTTCAATCGTTCTCATCATTGATTGTAGTGAAGAACCTATCTCTATAACGCTTCCTGTATGCGTCATCATCTGCTTTTTTATGTGTGAGATATTTTCACTTATTTGGTATATTGCACTCGCAGTTTCATTCATGTTTACAGCCAATTCATTTCCTACTTCCTGCATATTTTCCGTATCACATGTAACCGATTTTACGGAATTTGCAATTTTTTCTATTGTTAAATTAAAGTAATGAGACAGGGATGTTATTTCGTCATTTCCTTTGATTGGAAGACTTGCCGTTAGGTCTCCGTCACCTTCAGAAATATTTTTGAGTATCCTCGCAGTGTTTTTAATCGGCCGATTTATAAATTTATTTATAAATATAACAAGCATTATAATAAATACAATCAGGATGATTATAGAAATAAGCAGAGTTCTTATAAAAAATGTTTTTGTCGCAGTGATAATATTTTCTATACTGTAAGCAAATTTAATATATCCTATCAGATTACCTGAAAAATCCTTAAGGCCGTAATAAGCCGTTGCATCATTGTTTGATGTTTTTATAAAAAAATCATTTTTGAGTTTTGCGATAATTTCTTCAGGATTTTCCGTTATATCTTTTTCAAAATTTGAACCTATTATCTTATAATCGCCTTTCAATGTTTTTGCATAAACACTTATGTTCAATCCGTTCCTTGAAACCTTATCGGAACAAGTCTCTGCAAACTTTTTAATGAATTCTTGATTGACGGCTCCTCCGTATTCTACCGTACCTAAATGTTTACCTGCTTCATTTGCTAACGGAAAAATTACGCGGAAGCCTAGATCGCTTACTCCGGTTTCCAGTCCCGATATTATTTTTTTCTCCGCATTTGCCTGCACTACGGTTTTTCGAAAAGAAGAAATATCGTCGCCGAATTTTTCAGGTTTTTGAAGTCTTAAGAAGGAAACACTTTCAGGTGTATGGAAGTGAAGCTGTTTTGCATTATACTTTTCTTTTAATTTTTTATAGATTGGATCCATAATTTTTAAAAGAGCTTCACGGTCTCTTTTTTCGAAGGCTTCAAGGACTGATTTGTTTGTTGATACTCCGTCAAGCACGGCATTTCCTGTAAGGGCATAACTGTTTATTGCATCCTTAAACGCCAAGTATTTAATGTCGGCAATTGATTCAATTTGAGTTTTGGAAAATCTTTCTAAGCTTCGCCAATCCTTGTAGGTTAAGGCCGTGTACTGTAACAAAAGTAATGCAAAAACGCTTATCAATAACTTCATTTTGATTGAAAATTTCCGTTTTTCCGAATAGGGTGTGTTTTTATTTATTCTTTCCCTTGAATCATTATTTTTCATTTTATTCTCCTTCATATAAACCCTTTTGAGGGTCTATATTTATAAAATATTATATTTAAGGCTCAAAGGTAGGCAGTACTTAATCTGTAAAATGTACAATTTATCCGAAGGTTACCGTATTTTACGATAAATATAGAAAAAAATATCTATTCCTTTTTATCGATATTTTGTCTTATGTGCTTAGAACATTCCCTCCTCTTGCCTTTTTACCGATAATTTATTATCCTTAAATATAAAGATTATATCTATATTAATACTAAATTTTTTAATACCCCTTTGAGCTCTTTGCGTGCTCTGCGGTTTATTTTGGAGGTTGTTATGGCACAGTACAAGTTTGAAACTGAAGTGAACCAGCTTTTGTCGCTCATCATTCATTCGCTTTATTCAAACAAGGAAATCTTTTTGAGGGAGCTTGTTTCCAACTCTTCGGATGCGTTGGATAAGTTAAAGTATTTGACCCTTTCTGATGAGGCTTATAAGCAGATTAAATTCGAGCCCAGAATCGATATCTGTTTTGACGATACGGCCAATACGCTCACTTTGCGGGATACCGGCTTGGGTATGAACGAGGAAGATCTAAAAAATAATTTGGGAACGATTGCAAGGTCCGGAACAAAGGCTTTTTTAGATCAGCTTGCCGCAGCCGATAAAAAAGATTCCAACCTTATCGGTCAGTTCGGTGTAGGTTTTTATTCGGCCTTTATGGCTGCCTCTACTATCGACGTTATTTCCAAAAAGGCTGGAGAAAGCGATGTTTGGAAATGGACCTCGGATGGAAAGGGTTCCTACGACTTGGAAAAGGCCGACGATACTGCCTTCCCCATAATAGACGATGTGCCCGAAGGAGCAAACGGAACCTGCGTTATCCTTCACCTAAACAATGAGGACTCGGAGTATGCTACCCGATGGCGTATTGAAGAAATAATTAAAACCTATTCCGATCACATTGCCTTCCCAATCTATCTACATTTTACTGAAAAACAATATGACGATAAGGGAAAGGTAAAATCCGAAGCCTTTAAAACGGAGCAGATAAACGATGCGGGAGCCCTTTGGCAAAAACCTAAGTCGGAATTAAAAGAAGAGGATTATTTTAACTTTTATAAATCCCTTTCGCACGACTCCCAAGAGCCCCTCCTCTATGTTCACACAAAGGCGGAAGGAACTCAAGAATACACAACCCTCTTTTATATTCCGTCGAAGGCTCCTTTTGATATGTTCCATGCGGACTATAAGCCGGGAGTTAAACTCTTTGTAAAGAGGGTCTTTATTACCGATGACGAAAAAGAACTTCTCCCAACATACCTCCGCTTTGTACGCGGTGTTATCGACAGCGAGGACTTGCCCTTAAATGTAAGCCGCGAAATCTTACAGCAAAACAGAATTCTTTCAAGCATTAAAAATGCTTCGGTAAAAAAACTTTTAGGAGAATTTAAAAAGCTCGCCGAAAACGACAAGGAAAAATACAATAAATTCATAGCCGAATTTAACCGTCCTTTGAAGGAAGGCTTGTACGGCGACTATGAGCACAGGGAAGAACTCGCCGACCTCGTCCGCTTTAAAACAACTTCTCCCGATGTAAAAGAAGATGAATGGACAAGTTTTGCCGATTATGTTTCGAGAATGAAGGCCGATCAAAAGGCTATCTACTATATTACCGGCGAAGATGAAAAGACCTTGCGCCAATCTCCTCATCTTGAAGTTTACAAACAAAAAGGATTTGAAGTTTTAATCATGCCCGATGAGGTTGACGATATAATTATTCCTTCATTGGGAAAATACAAGGAATGGGAATTGAAGGCTGCAAACAGAGCCGGTTCCGATAAGGAGCTTAGCACCGAAGAAGAAACCAAAGAAGCAGAAAAAAAAGAAAAAGACTTTAAGCCCGTTCTCGAAAAGATTAAGGAAGTCTTGGGCGACAAGGTAAAAGAGGTTCGCTTTTCAAAACGCCTTTCCGATTCTCCTTCATGTATAGTTGTGGATGAAAGCGATCCCAGCCTCCAGATGGAAAGAATGATGAGGGCTATGGGACAGTTTAACACAAGCGCCGTTAAGCCGATATTGGAGGTAAATGCGGATCATCCCTTGGTTCAAAGATTAAAGGATTCCGAGGACAAGGAATTTGTAGAAGATATGTCCAACCTGCTTTTGGAACAAGCCCTCTTAGTCGAAAGCGGAGAGCTAAAAGCCCCCGTCGACTTTGTAAAGAGACTTAACAGGCTGATGACAAACATAAAATAGATTTTGAAATGACTTAAGGCCTTGTAATGGATTCTTCGGTTCATCGTCTTTGCAAGGCCTTAGCTTTAATTTTATTTCTTTAGGGAGAATATATGTATTTAGACAGAGCGGCTGCGATGGAGCTGGTAGACGGCGACATGGAAATATACATGAGTTTACTTGAAACATTTGTTGAAGCCTATGAAAAAGATGAAGCAGAGATAGAGCGGTTAAAAACTCTTTTTGACTCAAATGCTGAGGCCGTTTTAAGTGATGATACTTTGCGTGAAAATGTAAGGAAAACGGCTCACAAGATAAAGGGCAGCTCTTATACGGTCGGAGCAAACATATTAGGAGATTCAGCAAAGGATATAGAAAAATTTTTGGCTGAACCTTCAAATATCAAAACACCTGCAAATATAGAATTGCTCAACGGCTTTCTTGCGAAGTTTAAAGAAAAATATGTTAACACCTTAAAAGAAATGAAAAAGGTTATTGGGTAAATAGTTGAGAGCCCGCATTTAATCAATTTACATCATTGTTTGATAAAATTACAGTTTTTCTATTTCGGATTCGGAAAGACCTGTTATCTTCTTAATTAAAGATATATCCAGTTTTTCCATTTTCATAAGTCTAGCTGTTTCGCGTTTAGTGTTATAAGTCCCTTCCGAAAACCCCTTATCTCTGGCATCCATCTCAAATGTTGACATCAATCTATACTCTTGTCTGGCTTGTTCGTTATTTTTAATTGTTTGTATCATTTCTTCTATCCTCCTTGTAAATTCACTTTTTGCCTTACCTGTTTTAATATATTCTAAAAAATCCTTTAATTCTTCGTCCTGAGTGCCGCCAAAGGCCTCCGCATTTATTATAATCTTTTTAGTTCCGTCTTGTAAAGGGGTATTTTTGTCCTCTATACAAAGATTTTCAAAGGTGTAAACAGGCTTGTGTTTGCCCATAGCGTCAAAGGTGCAGATAAAAATTATAAAACTGTCGTTTAAAGCATTATAGGAATTGCCCTTATCCAAAAAAGAAATATCTAGGGCAGCTTGGTAAAACCGCATTCTTTTGGGGATATTCCTTTCATTGCTTACCTGCATTTCCACATCATAGAATTTACCGTTTTCAGCCTGCACAAGAACATCAAACCTTACCGACTTTGCTTGTTCGTAGGTGTTAATATTATGCTGCACCGAAACATACGCAATGTTACCTATTGTATCGTATAATATCATTTCAATTAATTTTTTACATAGTTTAGGATTTTGCATAACCTTACAAAACATAAAGTCATCTGTAAACGTTAAATCTTCAAATCTTTTTACCATATTTTTCTCCTATTTTTTTAGCTTCCCCTCTCATTATATTTATAGAAAATACTTGAAAAAAACAGTAAAGTTAGAAAAAGATTTTGTAATTGATATAATTTTAAGAAGTTTTTGTGCTTAAGATTAAAAAGGACTGAAGTCGTACATTTTATAATCGGACATGGATGTCCGTGGTTCCAAGCTTGGAGAGTTTTGCTGCAAGCAAAACTCTTAGATTAAAAATGTACAGGATGTACATTTTTTACCGCTTCCAATACTTCTTCTGCCTGTTTTAAAGAAATCTTTACGGCTTCTGAAAGAGCTTGTGCTGTTACCGTTTTTAATGTTTCCATATTGCCGAAAGCTTTTAACAAAGCATGGGCTCTTTTTTTTCCGATGTTGGGGAGATTTTCAAATTCGGTTTTAAGTTTGTTTGCTCTGCGGAGCTTATTGTTTCTCGTGTTCGAAAAGCGGTGGGCCTCATCCCGGATTCTTTGGAGAAGGCGGAGGGCATCGCTTCTTCTCGGGAGGATTAGGGGCTCTGAATTATGCGGAAAGTAAACTTCTTCGTTTTTTTCGGCGAGGCCGACAACCGGAATATTAAGGTCCAGGGCTTTTATTATTTTGCTTGCAGCATTTACCTGTCCCAAGCCTCCGTCTATCAGGATTAGGTCGGGAAGGTCTGCTCCCTCGTTTACAAGGCGGGTGTATCGGCGGGCTATTACCTCCCTCATCGAAGCATAGTCATCGATTACGCCGTCGGTGTTTTTCAGCCTGAATATCCTGTAATTCTTTTTATCGGGATTTCCTTCTTTAAAAGAAATAAGAGCCGCCGCAGTAAAGGTTCCGCCGAGGTGGGCAATGTCGAATCCCTCGATACGCTGGGGAAGGCAGGGGAGCTTAAGCCTCTTTTGTAAGTCTTCAACTGCTGCAAAATCTCCCTGTTCCCTTAGGCGGCGCAGGGCATCTTCCCTTGCGTTAAAGCGGGCCATCTTTAAGGCTGCCTTGTGGTGTTTAATTTCTGCCGGCGAAAAATCGAGCGGCTCTTCGGCTGTGTATTCGCTTGTTTTGTCTGCCGCTTCTTCGATTTCCTCTAAGGGAATAATGCTTATCCTTGTCTTTGCGTGAAGCTCCTCGTTGAGCCATTTTTCGATGAGGGCGTTTCCGTCGGCGGCTTGAGGAATAAAGATTTTAGGCGGAACCTCGTTTGCCGAAACATAATAAGCCGATACAAACTCGGATAGTATTTCGCCTTCTTCTTTTAAGCTGTGCGAGCGGTAAAGGTCCCGCCCTACAAGGCGTCCGTTTCTCATCTTTAAAACCGCTATGCTGATCATGGTTCCTTCAAAGGCCCAGGCAATATAGTCGCGGCTTTCGGGATCCATGTCCTGAACTATGTTTTGCCCGCGGAGAGCATAGACTGCCTGTATTCCGTCACGGAGGCGGGCGGCCTTTTCAAACTCTTTTTTTTCTGCCGCCTCTTTCATCCTTTCTTTTAAGGCCTTAGAGACATCCTCTATTTCGCCTTCCAAAAGTAGGGTAATTTCTTCTATATCCTTACCGTATTCTTCTGCGCTTATCTTTCCGCAGCATGGAGCCTTGCATCTTCCGATATGAAAATAAAGGCAGGGCGTATCCCGCTTTTTTAACCGCTTGCATTGACGCAAGGTGTAATTATGCTTTATCAGGGTCAAGAACATATCGACTGCCGAAACATTGGGGAAGGGCCCGAAATATTTTGAGCCGTCATTTTTAATGTTCCGCGTGCGGTAAAGCTTCGGGAATTCTTCATTGGTTAATTTTAAGACGGGATAGGTTTTTCCGTCTTTTAAATTTATATTGTACCTCGGCTTGTGTTTTTTGATGAGGGTGTTTTCCAAAAGGAGGGCCTCGTACTCGTTATCGGTTTGAATGTACTCGATTGAATCGGCACGCGAAACAAGGATGCGGGTTTTAATATCCCTGTTCGATGTAAAATAAGAACTCAGGCGGTTTTTAAGCGATTTTGCCTTTCCGACATAGATGACCGTCCCGGCCTTATCCTTCCAAAGATAAACCCCGCTCGTTTTCGGAGCCGAGAGAGCAACCGCATGAAGTTTTTCGCGAACATTGGTTTTTTCTATAAATGAAGATTTTTCCATTTTATATTTTTTCAATGATCCACTCTTTGATGGTTTTTGAAGTTTGATCGAAACTTATACCTATTGCAATGATTTTCTTATTCCCTGTATTGTACTGCGCTGTATATGCTTTTTCTTTGATTTGATTTAATGCCGTTTCGGCAGTTCCTGATCCGTCAATTTTAAATTCAAATACATAGACATTCTCTTCTGTAGTTACCACACAGTCAGCCCTGCCTGTTGAGCATTGAACTTCCGTTTCGACAAATTGCCCCATCAACTTAAATAGAAGATAGACTGCCGTTTGGTAGTTTTGCTCCCTCAGTTTAATTTTTTCTTCGTTTAAACCCAAATTATCATATGGAATACCCGATATTATCGCTTTTAGCCTTTGCATAAAAGATTCGGCATTTCCTTCCTCAATGTCTTTTGAAAATTCTTTAATCGAATATGCTGTTGTAGTTGAATCCAGACTTGAATAGGCCGGGAGGAGACTATTTAAGAAAGCATAGCGTACCTCATCATTAGGAAATCCCAATGTATAAAGTTTGTATTTTGTATTATAGCTTTTTATCGTTAAATATCCTGCCTGAAAAAGAATAGGAATCGGAGAAGCCGAATCAGCCCTATAATCCGTTAAACCAGCTTCATCAAGTTCTATCTTTCCGTCTAAATCCTGAATATTATATTGTGTTTTTTTTAGATAGTTTACCAAAAAAGTCGGAGTACCTGTTGCGAACCAATAATTTTTAAATTCACAAGAGTCGAAGGTGTTTAGAATACTAAACGGATTATATACCGGTTGTCCTCCGCTGCTAAAAAGATAACCGTCATAGCTGTTTTTTAGTTCTTTTAGTGTTTCAGTCATGCTCATATTGTTGACTTTTGCAAGCTTTTCAATTTCTACATTGAAAACGGTTTCCATCTCATTTTGTGTAATGCCGCAAATTTCGGCATAATCGTTCAGCATGCTTATATCTTTTAGGTTATTTAAATCGCTGAAAATACTTACCTTGCTGAATTTTGTAACGCCTGTTAAAAAAGCAAATCTTATATACTGGTCGCAAGTCTTTATCGCCGAATAAAAGGCTTTGAGAATGTTGCGGTATTCTTCATTCAAGTTTTCGTTTACCTCCATGGTTTGTAAAAGAGGTTTGTCATACTCATCTACAAGTATAACCACTTGTTTGCCTGTTTGCTTGTAAAGAGATAAAATTATCTGCATAAACCTGAGCTCAACATCGCCTGACGTTTTTTTAAGATTATAGGTTTCTTCTATCAAATCAAGATGCAAGTTTATAATACTTATAAGCGATTCGGTTTTTATATAATTTTTTGTGTTAAAATCAAAATAAAGAACAGGATATTTCTGCCAGCTTGCTTCGCCTGTTTTTAGGTTCCTTTCTTCTTCCGCTTTTTCGATATACAATCCTTTAAAAAGTTCTTTTTGTCCCAAAAAATAGGCCTTGAGCATAGAAAGAAAAAGACTTTTTCCAAAACGGCGGGGACGGCTTAAAAAGTAAACTCGATTTGAATGTACCAGCCGAAAAATAAATTGGGTTTTATCTACATAGATAAATTTATCGTTCCGCATGACCTCAAAACTTTGAACACCTATGGGAAGTCTTCTGGACAAATCAAGCATAAGCTCCTCCTATACTTACAAACACTTGTTCAAAGATTCTATTACATATTCATCATCTTTTTCTTCGATGCTTGCAGGATGAATATAAAAAGAGTCTTCTTCGATAAAGCCTATTATAGGAATCGGCATTTCGCGCAAAAGTTTTTTTAGTTTTTCGCAAGGCGTTTTGGTATTTAGCTTTACTGCCCAAGAGCTGAATCCCGTGTCCGGAGTGCTGCCTCCTCCGAGGGAAAAGTTTTTTTGAACCAATTCGCCCGCTCCGCTTTTTATGCCGGCAATGATTTTTTCGGCACGCTTCTTTATTTTCTTTTGGTCTAAAAGGATGGCTCTTTGAGCTGCCGACTCCCCACCGTTTAAATAGAGGATGAGGCTTTCCTGCATTAGGCTTGCGACAGCCCGTCCTACGCGGTAGGTGCGCATGAGCTGATTTTTAGCTACGGTTTGAACGAGCTCTTTTTTTCCTACAATCCAGCCTGCCTGGGGGCCTCCCAAAATCTTGTCTCCCGAAAAGCAAACAAGGTCTGCTCCTTCTTTTATGATAGAAGAAACTGTCGGCTCTTCGGGAACATTTAAGGCAAGGTTTCCGGAGCCCTGATCCACTGCAAGGATTATATTTTGCGGAAGAATGTTTTTGATTTCGGAAACGGAGGGCTGTTCGGTAAAGCCGCGTATCTTGTAGTTTGAGGTGTGAACCCAGAGTACCATGGCCGTGTTTTCGTTTATTGCTTTTTGAATGTCTTTAAGGCTTGTGATATTTGTTGTCCCGACCTCGACGAGTTTACAGCCTGCCATCTCTAAGATTTCAGGAATGCGGAAGCCGCCGCCTATTTGAACCTGCTGGCCGCGGGAAACTATAACTTCCTTTCCGCCGGCGAGGGCTTTCAACATTAAAAAAACCGCCGCCGCATTGTTGTTCAATATGAGGGCATCCTCGGCTCCGGTCAAAAGGCTCATGCAGCTGTTTAAAAACTCGAACCTCTTTCCGCGGTTGCCGTCGCGTAAATCCATTTCAATAGAAGAATAACCCGAGGCGGTTTCCTTTGCCCTTTCCCAAACTGTTTGAGGGAGGGGGGAGCGGCCGAGGTTTGTATGCAGGATGATTCCCGTTGCGTTTATGACGGGTGTGATTTTTGTGCGGATTATGGGCCTGCACAGCTTGTTTATCTCCTCGGCACAAGCCTCAAGTGAAGGCACCTCGCCTCCGGCCCTTGCCTTTTTGCGTATGTTTTCCAAATATTCTGAGGCCGTTTTTACGACAAAGGGCCTTCCGATAAGAGCTGCCGTGTTTTTTAATATATCTTCATTTAAAAGTTTTTCGACTTGCGGAATCCTTGCAAGCGGATTTGAATTTTCTTTTGCCATGGGTGAAGTATAGAATAGAAAGCCTCTCTTGTCAAGGAAGGGGGCGCCTTTTCAAAAAGGCTGATTCTTATAATGCTTTTACTTCTTCAATGCTTAAACCTGTAGCTTGGGCAATATTTTCGATAGAAAAATTCATTGCAAGCAAATTTTTTGCCGTTTCAAGAGCTTTTTGGTACACTCCTTGCTCAAGACCTTCTTGATAGCCCGCATGCTTCCAAGAAGCTTTGTCATGTTCGTATTTCATTCGGTTTTCATAAAGCCATCTTTCTTTCGGATTCATTTCCATTAGTTCTATTGTTGCATTTGCCTTTCTCATCATAGCTGATTCTTGGGCTAACATGATACGTACCTCCCTATCATCGGTTTCGATAAACTTCAACCAATTATAAAGTTTCTTTTTCTTTTCATCGGTTTCTTTATTTTCTTCTTGCTCTTTAACCTTGGCTAAATTTAAAAAGTGGATTTCAAGCTCATCGGAAAGTCTATCATTTAAGTGTTTCTCTACCACATTGTATTCGCTGTGAATAAGATTGTTTAAATCAAAGCCTTCACCCACTATGTTTATTGTAAATCATTAGGGGAGGAAAGACAACCCGGCAGAACAGGTTTTCTTTCCTCCCCTATAACCCCTCCTATCTTTTCCGTCTGCCAAAGGGAGTTCCCTTTGGAAACCCCTTCTTATTTTTGATATATAAAAGTATATATCCTTTGATATAATAACATTTGATTAAAAATTTTTCAATATTTAATAATGCTTACAGAAGTTCCAAGCCGGCGATGGTCACAGGCTGAATGTCTAAAATACATTCCAGTAAGTCCTGTAGCACATCCTTGTTTTCCTCCACTCCGAAGACTCTTTTAAATGCGTAGTCGTTACGGAGGGTGATTTTAAATAATTGTCTCATTATAAACTCCTTAAAAAAATTTCCCCTTTCATAATTATTATAAGGATAGTTTTAAATGGATAGTAAAATTTGAAAATAAATTAGGAAATGGTGTATACTTAATTTGTATTAACTGATTTTAAAAGGGTACAGCTTTTATTGTCGCAGCTCTCACCATGCTGTTGAAACAATCAAAAAAATCCTATATAATCGGCGGATTGAAGGAAATAATTCTATTTTAAGGAGAGAATTCTATGCCGAAAAAGATTGTTATTGCCTTGGGCGGCAATGCATTGGGAAATAATTTGGAAGAACAAAGAAAGGCCGTTAAGATTACGGCAAAGGCCATTGCCGACTTGGCTGAAGAAGGTCATCAGGTTATCGTTTCTCACGGAAACGGGCCTCAGGTCGGAATGATTCATTTGGCTATGTCCGAATACCACAAAATCGATCCTAAAACTTCGGAACCGGAACTTGCTGTTTCCGTTGCCATGAGCCAAGGCTATATCGGGAACGATTTGGAAGCCGCTTTAAGAGAAGAGCTTTTAAACCGCGGCATCAATAAGCCTGTTGCGACCCTAATAACTCAGGTTCTTGTAGATCCTTCAGACCCTGCCTTTTCAAAGCCGACAAAGCCCATAGGCAGTTTTATGACCAAAGAAGAAGCCGATGTTTTAATCGCTAAGGGCGAAAATGTGGTAGAAGACGCAGGCCGAGGTTACAGGCGCGTTGTGGCTTCTCCCAAGCCTGTAGATATTGCAGAAATCGAAAGCATCAGGGCTCTTTGCGATGCAGGCCAGATTGTTATTACCTGCGGAGGCGGAGGTATTCCTGTAGTAAAAAAAGGAAATGCTCTTTGCGGAGTTCCTGCCGTTATCGACAAGGACTTTGCAAGTGCTAAGCTTGCCCAGCTTTTAAATGCCGACTGCCTTATCATTTTGACCGCTGTAGAAAAGGTTGCAATCAACTTTAACAAGCCCGATCAAAAATGGCTTTCAGAAATTTCGGTTGAAGAAGCAAAAAAATACATCGAAGAAGGACACTTTGCCCCCGGTTCCATGCTACCTAAGGTTCAGGCCGCCATTCAATTTGCCGAATCGAACAAAAAAGGCTATGCCCTTATTACCCTCTTGGAAAAAGCAAAGGATGCAATCGACGGTAAATCCGGAACGATAATCAAATAGTGTTTACAAATTTAAGACATAAGTA
This genomic window contains:
- the selA gene encoding L-seryl-tRNA(Sec) selenium transferase, with amino-acid sequence MAKENSNPLARIPQVEKLLNEDILKNTAALIGRPFVVKTASEYLENIRKKARAGGEVPSLEACAEEINKLCRPIIRTKITPVINATGIILHTNLGRSPLPQTVWERAKETASGYSSIEMDLRDGNRGKRFEFLNSCMSLLTGAEDALILNNNAAAVFLMLKALAGGKEVIVSRGQQVQIGGGFRIPEILEMAGCKLVEVGTTNITSLKDIQKAINENTAMVLWVHTSNYKIRGFTEQPSVSEIKNILPQNIILAVDQGSGNLALNVPEEPTVSSIIKEGADLVCFSGDKILGGPQAGWIVGKKELVQTVAKNQLMRTYRVGRAVASLMQESLILYLNGGESAAQRAILLDQKKIKKRAEKIIAGIKSGAGELVQKNFSLGGGSTPDTGFSSWAVKLNTKTPCEKLKKLLREMPIPIIGFIEEDSFYIHPASIEEKDDEYVIESLNKCL
- the uvrC gene encoding excinuclease ABC subunit UvrC encodes the protein MEKSSFIEKTNVREKLHAVALSAPKTSGVYLWKDKAGTVIYVGKAKSLKNRLSSYFTSNRDIKTRILVSRADSIEYIQTDNEYEALLLENTLIKKHKPRYNINLKDGKTYPVLKLTNEEFPKLYRTRNIKNDGSKYFGPFPNVSAVDMFLTLIKHNYTLRQCKRLKKRDTPCLYFHIGRCKAPCCGKISAEEYGKDIEEITLLLEGEIEDVSKALKERMKEAAEKKEFEKAARLRDGIQAVYALRGQNIVQDMDPESRDYIAWAFEGTMISIAVLKMRNGRLVGRDLYRSHSLKEEGEILSEFVSAYYVSANEVPPKIFIPQAADGNALIEKWLNEELHAKTRISIIPLEEIEEAADKTSEYTAEEPLDFSPAEIKHHKAALKMARFNAREDALRRLREQGDFAAVEDLQKRLKLPCLPQRIEGFDIAHLGGTFTAAALISFKEGNPDKKNYRIFRLKNTDGVIDDYASMREVIARRYTRLVNEGADLPDLILIDGGLGQVNAASKIIKALDLNIPVVGLAEKNEEVYFPHNSEPLILPRRSDALRLLQRIRDEAHRFSNTRNNKLRRANKLKTEFENLPNIGKKRAHALLKAFGNMETLKTVTAQALSEAVKISLKQAEEVLEAVKNVHPVHF
- a CDS encoding ATP-binding protein; the encoded protein is MLDLSRRLPIGVQSFEVMRNDKFIYVDKTQFIFRLVHSNRVYFLSRPRRFGKSLFLSMLKAYFLGQKELFKGLYIEKAEEERNLKTGEASWQKYPVLYFDFNTKNYIKTESLISIINLHLDLIEETYNLKKTSGDVELRFMQIILSLYKQTGKQVVILVDEYDKPLLQTMEVNENLNEEYRNILKAFYSAIKTCDQYIRFAFLTGVTKFSKVSIFSDLNNLKDISMLNDYAEICGITQNEMETVFNVEIEKLAKVNNMSMTETLKELKNSYDGYLFSSGGQPVYNPFSILNTFDSCEFKNYWFATGTPTFLVNYLKKTQYNIQDLDGKIELDEAGLTDYRADSASPIPILFQAGYLTIKSYNTKYKLYTLGFPNDEVRYAFLNSLLPAYSSLDSTTTAYSIKEFSKDIEEGNAESFMQRLKAIISGIPYDNLGLNEEKIKLREQNYQTAVYLLFKLMGQFVETEVQCSTGRADCVVTTEENVYVFEFKIDGSGTAETALNQIKEKAYTAQYNTGNKKIIAIGISFDQTSKTIKEWIIEKI
- the arcC gene encoding carbamate kinase: MPKKIVIALGGNALGNNLEEQRKAVKITAKAIADLAEEGHQVIVSHGNGPQVGMIHLAMSEYHKIDPKTSEPELAVSVAMSQGYIGNDLEAALREELLNRGINKPVATLITQVLVDPSDPAFSKPTKPIGSFMTKEEADVLIAKGENVVEDAGRGYRRVVASPKPVDIAEIESIRALCDAGQIVITCGGGGIPVVKKGNALCGVPAVIDKDFASAKLAQLLNADCLIILTAVEKVAINFNKPDQKWLSEISVEEAKKYIEEGHFAPGSMLPKVQAAIQFAESNKKGYALITLLEKAKDAIDGKSGTIIK